Proteins encoded by one window of Streptomyces sp. NBC_01571:
- a CDS encoding CbtB-domain containing protein translates to MAQSVAQPTATPTAVPAKLPIGAIVPWAVFFGVLMLVLLYFVGAEQGATSVVSGENVHEWVHDARHLLGFPCH, encoded by the coding sequence ATGGCGCAGTCCGTCGCCCAGCCGACCGCCACCCCCACCGCCGTTCCCGCCAAGCTGCCGATCGGTGCGATCGTCCCCTGGGCGGTCTTCTTCGGCGTCCTGATGCTGGTCCTGCTCTACTTCGTCGGCGCCGAACAGGGCGCCACCTCCGTCGTGTCCGGTGAGAACGTCCACGAGTGGGTGCACGACGCCCGCCACCTCCTCGGTTTCCCCTGCCACTGA
- a CDS encoding four-helix bundle copper-binding protein, which yields MEDRFDCAQACVECARACALRASCMDPDGPKVRQLARRMGLMCAEVCDATCLVLDGQHPRGEAGIRVQVEWCRSVCRECADVFDRCPGAQVSARACRACAQACTDFLATLLPA from the coding sequence CTGGAAGACCGCTTCGACTGCGCGCAGGCCTGCGTCGAGTGCGCCCGCGCCTGTGCGCTGCGGGCGAGCTGCATGGATCCCGACGGACCCAAGGTGCGGCAACTCGCGCGGCGGATGGGCCTCATGTGCGCCGAGGTGTGCGACGCGACCTGCCTCGTCCTGGACGGGCAGCACCCCCGGGGCGAGGCGGGCATCCGTGTCCAGGTCGAGTGGTGCCGGTCCGTCTGCCGCGAGTGCGCGGACGTCTTCGACCGGTGTCCCGGTGCGCAGGTCAGCGCGCGGGCCTGCCGCGCGTGCGCCCAGGCCTGCACGGACTTCCTCGCGACCCTGCTACCCGCCTGA
- a CDS encoding nuclear transport factor 2 family protein, protein MHPFRKAVEAGDLAAVEELLADDVVFTSPVAFKPYPGKAITAAILRGVTRVFTDFRYVREIAGADGRDHALVFTAKVGDKEINGCDFLHFDEDGRIDDLMVMVRPLSAAHALSEAMGAQFERISREAADAAGQ, encoded by the coding sequence ATGCACCCCTTCCGCAAGGCCGTGGAGGCCGGAGACCTCGCCGCGGTCGAGGAGCTGCTGGCCGACGACGTCGTGTTCACCAGCCCCGTCGCCTTCAAGCCGTACCCGGGCAAGGCGATCACCGCGGCCATCCTGCGCGGCGTCACCCGCGTCTTCACCGACTTCCGCTACGTAAGGGAGATCGCGGGCGCCGACGGCCGTGACCACGCGCTGGTCTTCACGGCGAAGGTGGGCGACAAGGAGATCAACGGTTGCGACTTCCTGCACTTCGACGAGGACGGCAGGATCGACGACCTGATGGTCATGGTCCGCCCGCTCTCGGCGGCTCATGCGCTCTCCGAGGCGATGGGCGCGCAGTTCGAGCGGATCTCGCGGGAGGCGGCGGACGCCGCGGGACAATGA
- a CDS encoding histidine phosphatase family protein gives MTSRVILISAALSAALREARFDEGGRVEAAGLRLARAAAGAVPGAERLWVSPSVRCRETADALGLDAMLDVPELAGLDVGRWRGATLEEVSSKEPEAVARWLADPGAAPHGGESVRAFCDRVADCLDTAAQLTGRTVAVVEPEVVRALVVRVLGAPESAFWRVDVPPLTATEFSGRSGRWNVRVGRPLVPSAEAAGSGG, from the coding sequence ATGACGAGCCGAGTGATCTTGATCTCAGCCGCGCTCAGCGCGGCGCTGCGGGAGGCCCGCTTCGACGAAGGGGGCCGGGTGGAGGCCGCGGGGCTGCGGCTCGCGCGGGCCGCCGCGGGCGCGGTGCCCGGCGCGGAGCGGCTGTGGGTCTCCCCCAGCGTGCGGTGCCGCGAGACCGCTGACGCGCTGGGCCTGGACGCGATGCTGGACGTTCCGGAGCTGGCCGGTCTCGACGTGGGCCGATGGCGTGGCGCGACGCTGGAGGAGGTCAGCTCGAAGGAACCGGAGGCGGTGGCCCGGTGGCTGGCCGATCCCGGTGCGGCACCGCACGGCGGGGAGTCGGTACGGGCGTTCTGCGACCGGGTGGCGGACTGCCTCGACACGGCCGCGCAGTTGACGGGCCGGACCGTCGCCGTGGTGGAGCCGGAGGTGGTACGGGCCCTGGTGGTACGGGTATTGGGCGCGCCGGAGTCGGCGTTCTGGCGGGTCGACGTACCGCCCCTGACCGCCACCGAGTTCAGCGGCCGCTCCGGGCGCTGGAACGTACGAGTCGGACGGCCACTCGTCCCGTCGGCGGAAGCGGCCGGCTCAGGCGGGTAG